In a genomic window of Desulfovibrionales bacterium:
- a CDS encoding DUF882 domain-containing protein: MFGQFWSRRTFLKASLAGAFALFSGRVFAKELIMPALPARGGPGRPEGKLSLYNVHTDERLKVTYRDLWGAYDPGALSDLNYILRCHYTREVKEMDIDVIEFLNAVDKGLGGGNEIHIISGYRSPEYNDLLRREGRGVVKNSMHLSGKAIDISIPRVDLDALRKTAVSLGYGGVGYYPKSGFVHIDSGRFRTW; this comes from the coding sequence TTGTTCGGTCAGTTTTGGAGTAGAAGGACCTTTCTCAAGGCCTCACTGGCCGGGGCCTTTGCGCTTTTCAGCGGGCGGGTCTTTGCGAAGGAGCTGATAATGCCGGCCCTTCCCGCCAGGGGAGGACCTGGACGGCCAGAGGGAAAGCTGTCACTCTATAATGTCCATACAGACGAAAGACTGAAGGTGACTTACAGAGATCTATGGGGCGCTTACGATCCCGGGGCCCTCAGTGACCTCAATTATATCCTCCGGTGTCATTATACCCGTGAAGTAAAGGAAATGGATATCGACGTAATTGAATTTCTGAATGCCGTGGATAAGGGCCTGGGTGGAGGTAACGAAATACACATTATCTCCGGTTACAGGTCGCCGGAGTACAATGACCTGCTCAGGCGGGAGGGCAGGGGGGTTGTGAAGAACAGCATGCATCTGTCCGGGAAGGCCATAGACATATCCATCCCGCGGGTGGATCTGGATGCCCTGAGAAAAACTGCCGTAAGCCTGGGCTATGGCGGCGTGGGTTATTATCCCAAGTCCGGTTTTGTTCATATAGACTCCGGGAGATTCAGGACCTGGTGA
- a CDS encoding L,D-transpeptidase has translation MNISRYLLTFFLIVFFSLSASEDVWSADAKNPRSPCKISHPGDATVEWECRSLRPGETLESLFGEQWKDVLRFNRIDRRHVRQGFPLKVPKGLGEIKDFTPLPLYYPPAETEAKFILIDLSEQFLGAYEYGRLVFSAPVTTGERGNETPAGEFRITAVDRHRKSSLYFIEKTMIPYPMNYALLFYVTKAGVAYWIHGRDVPGYPASHGCIGLYDEPMQKKYYRYPKDPVLEDARILYEWVIAPLPDEEGFRALEEGPRVLIVGEAP, from the coding sequence GTGAATATCTCCCGGTACTTGCTGACATTCTTCCTTATCGTTTTTTTCTCGCTTTCAGCGTCTGAAGACGTGTGGAGCGCCGATGCAAAGAACCCACGCTCTCCGTGTAAGATTAGTCATCCCGGCGATGCAACAGTGGAATGGGAGTGCCGGAGTCTTAGGCCGGGCGAGACACTGGAGTCCCTCTTCGGGGAGCAGTGGAAGGACGTGCTTCGCTTTAACCGCATAGACCGGCGCCATGTCCGCCAGGGGTTTCCTCTAAAGGTCCCCAAGGGGCTCGGAGAGATTAAGGACTTTACGCCCTTACCTTTGTATTATCCACCGGCAGAGACTGAAGCAAAATTTATTCTGATAGATTTATCAGAGCAATTTCTGGGGGCGTATGAATACGGCCGCCTGGTTTTCTCTGCTCCTGTGACTACTGGCGAGAGGGGTAATGAGACCCCGGCCGGAGAATTCAGGATAACGGCAGTTGACCGTCACCGGAAATCATCATTATATTTCATCGAAAAAACCATGATTCCCTATCCCATGAATTACGCCCTCCTTTTTTACGTTACCAAAGCTGGGGTGGCGTACTGGATTCATGGACGTGATGTTCCCGGGTATCCGGCCTCCCATGGTTGTATCGGGCTTTATGATGAACCGATGCAGAAAAAATACTACAGATACCCGAAGGATCCTGTACTGGAAGATGCCAGGATACTTTACGAGTGGGTTATCGCTCCGCTTCCTGATGAAGAAGGATTTCGGGCGCTCGAAGAAGGCCCCCGGGTGCTGATTGTAGGCGAGGCGCCGTAA